In Pseudovibrio brasiliensis, the following are encoded in one genomic region:
- a CDS encoding outer membrane protein, whose amino-acid sequence MSRLRVFAFAVLGLLGFSSHSYAVEYPPGVEVEEPYEVYEEEVVDGLITPPEYDWDGFYLGVQGGWARLHGTNRFNNSGSQYNGGTVGLYGGYNYTYQNILIGVEGEGAYWAFGERSRGEMSLRSDYFAAAKIRAGLTYDWFMAYVTGGAAVSTFRVSNPNFGPGTDSNTMLGWVGGAGLEMFVTERIIVRLDYERIVFPGRSFTVGGTRFKEDIDSDAIRLGVSYKF is encoded by the coding sequence ATGAGTCGCTTAAGAGTATTTGCGTTTGCGGTATTGGGATTGCTCGGCTTCAGCAGCCATTCCTATGCTGTTGAATATCCACCCGGCGTTGAGGTGGAAGAACCCTATGAAGTTTACGAGGAAGAAGTTGTCGACGGGCTGATCACCCCGCCTGAGTATGACTGGGATGGCTTTTATCTCGGTGTTCAGGGCGGCTGGGCGCGTCTGCATGGCACGAACCGCTTCAACAACAGTGGCTCTCAGTACAACGGCGGCACTGTCGGTCTGTACGGCGGTTACAACTACACCTATCAAAACATTTTGATCGGCGTAGAAGGTGAAGGGGCCTATTGGGCCTTTGGTGAGCGTTCACGTGGTGAGATGTCCCTGCGCTCCGATTACTTCGCAGCTGCCAAGATCCGGGCTGGCCTAACTTATGATTGGTTCATGGCCTATGTGACTGGTGGTGCCGCGGTTTCTACGTTCCGCGTATCCAATCCTAACTTTGGCCCAGGCACAGACAGCAACACGATGCTGGGCTGGGTTGGTGGTGCCGGTCTTGAGATGTTTGTCACTGAGCGAATTATCGTGCGCCTCGACTATGAACGCATCGTGTTCCCAGGTCGAAGTTTCACCGTAGGCGGGACACGCTTCAAGGAAGACATCGATAGCGATGCAATCCGACTCGGTGTTTCCTATAAGTTCTAG
- a CDS encoding TetR/AcrR family transcriptional regulator, producing MSIAEILTAKGRAADLLSAARDAFLSQGYKKTSVSEIADASGISMAHIYNFYPSKIDLACAVVAAEVVKLVARLETATDPNASASARLSKFLLMEFEETYRLLELNQGLADCLQVLERKRPEDFEELFRLVRQPMHTILHSGNLAEEFDLREVSQVARNIHAATMKFRFPQLHSQEPYDIQRKECIGVIKLVLKGVERR from the coding sequence ATGTCCATCGCAGAAATCCTGACTGCAAAGGGCCGTGCTGCTGATCTTCTCAGCGCTGCCCGTGATGCATTCCTCTCCCAAGGCTACAAGAAGACCTCGGTGAGCGAAATTGCTGATGCCTCAGGCATTTCGATGGCGCACATCTACAACTTCTACCCCAGCAAGATTGACCTTGCCTGCGCAGTGGTTGCTGCGGAGGTGGTGAAGCTTGTTGCACGTCTTGAAACTGCGACAGATCCCAATGCCAGCGCGTCTGCCCGTCTGAGCAAATTCCTTTTGATGGAGTTTGAGGAGACATACCGGTTGCTGGAACTTAATCAGGGACTGGCTGACTGCCTGCAAGTGCTTGAACGCAAACGACCGGAAGACTTTGAGGAGCTGTTCCGGCTTGTGCGTCAGCCAATGCATACGATCCTCCATTCCGGCAACCTTGCTGAAGAGTTTGACCTGCGTGAGGTTAGTCAGGTTGCGCGGAACATCCATGCGGCCACAATGAAGTTCCGGTTCCCTCAGTTACACAGTCAGGAACCCTATGACATTCAGCGCAAAGAGTGCATTGGCGTGATCAAGCTTGTGCTGAAGGGCGTTGAACGGCGCTAA